One window of the uncultured Umboniibacter sp. genome contains the following:
- a CDS encoding MAPEG family protein: protein MTHITALYAGILALIWMGLAYRVVKGRWKHKVNIGNGANEDMERRIRVHANAAEYMPLALILLALLELAGVGHLWLHGLGIVLVVARVLHAVGFSKSSGASFGRYWGTLLTWLVVTVMALANVVHFFM from the coding sequence ATGACACATATTACTGCGCTGTATGCAGGTATCCTCGCTCTGATCTGGATGGGCTTAGCATATCGAGTTGTTAAAGGTCGCTGGAAACATAAAGTTAACATTGGCAATGGTGCCAACGAAGATATGGAACGCCGTATTCGCGTCCACGCTAATGCCGCAGAGTATATGCCGTTAGCGTTAATTCTATTGGCATTGCTCGAATTAGCCGGGGTAGGACACCTCTGGTTGCATGGCCTAGGTATTGTACTAGTCGTTGCCAGAGTGTTGCATGCTGTGGGTTTTTCCAAAAGCTCTGGTGCATCGTTTGGTCGTTATTGGGGGACCCTCCTAACCTGGTTGGTCGTGACCGTGATGGCGTTAGCTAATGTGGTTCATTTCTTTATGTAG
- the pgsA gene encoding CDP-diacylglycerol--glycerol-3-phosphate 3-phosphatidyltransferase, producing the protein MTIPNILTTIRVFLIPVIILVFYLDWVWAGFWASILFGVAAFTDWLDGYLARRLDQGSAFGAFLDPVADKLTVSVALILITTHYPAISITIATIIIIGREIIISALREWMAKAGQSHLVAVDAVGKWKTAAQMLAIGFLMGSTSEPTAWGFWPGYVLLVLATLLTIWSMAGYLRSAMPVILQSGR; encoded by the coding sequence ATGACGATACCCAATATACTCACCACAATTCGCGTTTTCCTTATCCCTGTAATTATTCTCGTGTTTTACCTTGATTGGGTTTGGGCAGGGTTCTGGGCAAGTATCCTTTTTGGCGTAGCTGCGTTCACGGATTGGTTAGATGGTTATCTCGCCCGTCGATTAGATCAGGGCTCTGCCTTCGGTGCATTTTTGGATCCGGTTGCTGATAAACTAACCGTGAGTGTCGCGCTGATTTTGATTACCACTCACTATCCAGCAATTTCAATCACTATCGCTACGATCATCATCATCGGCCGAGAAATTATCATTTCCGCGCTAAGAGAGTGGATGGCCAAAGCAGGGCAAAGCCACTTAGTGGCGGTTGATGCAGTGGGTAAATGGAAAACTGCGGCACAAATGTTAGCTATTGGCTTCCTCATGGGATCAACTTCAGAGCCAACCGCTTGGGGCTTTTGGCCCGGCTATGTACTACTCGTTTTAGCCACTTTGCTCACTATTTGGTCGATGGCAGGGTACTTGCGTTCTGCAATGCCGGTAATCTTGCAATCTGGTCGCTAA
- the uvrC gene encoding excinuclease ABC subunit UvrC has protein sequence MFESERFLAGLTSQPGVYMMYDSAQKLLYIGKAKNLRKRVSSYFNASPKPLKTMALVRKIADIQVSVVSSETESLLLEQSLIKTHRPPYNILLRDDKSFPFIYLSTHKQFPRLQMLRGKRPKHGKLFGPYTSGLAVRDSLNYLQKALQLRQCDDTFFSNRSRPCLQYQIKRCKAPCVGYISESEYKEDVDATVGVLEGRSESLTSHLAQEMEQHARNFEYEEAALCRDRISAIRHIQERQGVFNRDGSVDVLAVIYRAGLAIIQQLEVRGGRIVANQSWFPKLGLDETPEGLLEQFVAHYYLNDRPDRPAELIVNIEPTNTDTLRAAISESMSRRFTISTKVRSDRAKWLELAIRSAEENIGQRLASKRVFYGKLMALREAIAQPSIDHIECFDISHSSGEATVASCVVFDENGADKKAYRAYNIKDVTAGDDYAAMRQALSRRYQSAIEKQRSLPDLLIIDGGKGQMKQAIEVLDELAISGVCILGVAKGPTRKAGLETLYLGRELAEINLMPHDPALHLIQQVRDEAHNHAVRNHRKRRDKKRVVSRLDNIEGIGPAKKQALLRHFGGVAQIERASLQDLSRVSGISQKLADKIYNHFHPA, from the coding sequence ATGTTTGAATCTGAGCGTTTCCTTGCGGGTTTAACAAGCCAGCCCGGCGTGTATATGATGTACGACAGCGCACAAAAACTACTATACATTGGCAAGGCAAAGAATTTACGAAAGCGGGTTTCAAGCTATTTCAACGCGAGTCCCAAGCCCCTAAAAACGATGGCATTAGTCCGCAAAATAGCGGACATTCAAGTCAGTGTGGTGAGTTCCGAGACGGAGTCGCTATTACTTGAGCAGAGCCTGATTAAGACTCATCGCCCGCCGTATAATATTCTCCTTCGCGACGATAAATCATTCCCTTTTATCTATTTATCCACTCATAAGCAGTTTCCTAGACTGCAAATGTTACGCGGGAAGCGCCCTAAGCACGGTAAATTGTTTGGCCCGTATACCAGTGGCTTAGCAGTGCGAGATAGCTTGAATTATCTACAAAAGGCACTCCAATTGCGTCAATGCGATGATACGTTCTTTAGTAATCGCTCTAGACCCTGCCTTCAGTATCAGATAAAGCGGTGTAAGGCTCCGTGCGTTGGCTATATCAGCGAATCTGAGTACAAGGAGGACGTTGATGCCACTGTGGGCGTGCTCGAAGGTCGAAGCGAGAGCTTAACTTCTCACTTGGCGCAAGAGATGGAACAGCATGCGCGTAACTTCGAATATGAAGAGGCTGCACTCTGTCGCGATCGAATTAGCGCTATTCGCCATATTCAGGAGCGTCAGGGCGTTTTCAATCGTGATGGAAGTGTTGATGTCTTAGCTGTGATTTACCGAGCTGGACTCGCGATTATTCAACAACTTGAGGTACGAGGTGGGCGCATTGTAGCGAATCAGAGTTGGTTTCCTAAACTCGGCTTAGATGAGACTCCTGAGGGGCTTCTTGAGCAGTTTGTCGCTCACTATTATCTCAATGATCGTCCTGATAGGCCGGCCGAGTTGATTGTCAACATTGAACCAACCAACACTGACACGCTTCGCGCTGCAATTAGTGAATCGATGTCGCGACGATTTACTATCAGTACTAAGGTACGAAGTGATCGCGCTAAATGGCTAGAATTAGCGATTCGCTCTGCCGAGGAGAATATCGGACAACGGCTCGCTAGTAAGCGTGTGTTCTACGGCAAGCTCATGGCGTTACGAGAGGCGATTGCGCAACCGAGTATTGATCATATTGAATGTTTCGATATCTCTCATTCATCGGGTGAAGCTACCGTTGCATCCTGTGTTGTGTTCGATGAAAACGGTGCGGACAAGAAGGCTTATCGCGCTTATAACATCAAGGATGTCACCGCAGGTGATGACTATGCAGCGATGCGGCAAGCGCTTAGTCGGCGCTACCAGAGCGCGATTGAAAAACAGCGCTCGCTTCCTGATCTACTCATCATTGATGGCGGTAAGGGTCAAATGAAGCAAGCCATTGAAGTCTTGGATGAACTTGCGATTTCGGGTGTTTGTATACTGGGCGTAGCGAAGGGGCCCACGCGCAAAGCCGGTTTAGAAACCTTGTATCTAGGTCGAGAGTTAGCCGAGATCAACTTGATGCCACATGATCCTGCGCTACATTTAATCCAACAGGTACGCGATGAGGCCCATAATCATGCAGTTAGGAACCACCGTAAGCGCCGTGATAAGAAGCGTGTTGTATCTCGGTTAGATAACATTGAAGGAATCGGTCCAGCTAAAAAACAAGCGCTGCTAAGGCATTTTGGTGGCGTAGCACAAATCGAACGCGCTTCGCTGCAAGATTTATCGCGGGTCAGCGGAATATCACAAAAACTAGCAGATAAGATTTATAACCACTTTCATCCCGCATGA
- a CDS encoding response regulator transcription factor has translation MKILIADDHELVRTGMKYLLRALAFDGIVLEAASGDNALIQVQQHQPDLVLMDVNMPGLDGIEVTRRIKRIRPATQVIMLSASVDLLCIDAALAAGAAGYISKSIGGDRLELAIRTVMGGGSFLCDESRRLKERYRTNRTNYFEHLSARERQICLLIAEGIKASEIAEQLSLSPKTINTYRYRIFEKFCVNSDVALALAIHQYRQRDASAVTDV, from the coding sequence ATGAAAATACTCATTGCTGATGATCACGAACTCGTCCGAACTGGAATGAAGTATCTACTACGCGCTCTTGCTTTCGATGGCATTGTTCTTGAGGCAGCTAGCGGCGATAACGCGCTAATTCAGGTTCAACAACATCAGCCCGACTTAGTGTTAATGGACGTCAACATGCCGGGCTTGGATGGTATCGAAGTAACTCGACGTATTAAGCGTATTAGGCCCGCTACTCAGGTGATTATGTTGTCCGCTTCGGTAGACTTACTTTGTATCGACGCAGCCTTGGCAGCTGGCGCTGCGGGCTATATTAGTAAATCCATTGGTGGCGACAGGCTTGAACTAGCCATTCGTACTGTCATGGGCGGTGGTTCATTCTTATGCGATGAATCGCGTCGACTTAAGGAACGGTATCGCACCAATAGGACGAACTACTTTGAGCATTTATCTGCTCGCGAGCGGCAAATTTGCCTACTTATTGCAGAAGGCATAAAAGCGAGTGAAATTGCTGAGCAATTGTCACTGAGTCCTAAGACCATCAATACCTACCGCTATCGCATCTTTGAGAAGTTTTGTGTCAATAGCGACGTAGCGCTTGCTCTAGCAATCCATCAGTATCGTCAGCGCGATGCAAGCGCAGTTACAGATGTTTGA
- the murB gene encoding UDP-N-acetylmuramate dehydrogenase, with the protein MIEIESNVNLKQLNTMALASIAEYYCAVHSVAELTEAIDFAQREALALHILGEGSNTLPVSHVSGLSCRVALKGIEIVQDSQDTVILRVASGENWHQLVAHTVNNRWWGIENLALIPGAVGAAPVQNIGAYGVEIADVLLAVEVFDLQTLTQRTLSKAECELSYRESTFKGNDRGRFVILQVLLELSKIAKPVLSYAGLSELAVLADREALSASRVAERVIELRSAKLPNPTELPNSGSYFKNPIVARSVADSLLENFPQAPHWVVGQEVKFAAAWLMDQCGFRGTELAGGFQPYHLQALVMTNPKGGSYRDLLRAETEVIRTVASRFGITLEREPQLLG; encoded by the coding sequence ATGATTGAGATCGAATCGAACGTTAATTTAAAGCAGTTGAATACCATGGCACTCGCGAGTATCGCCGAGTATTACTGCGCGGTTCACTCCGTAGCCGAGCTCACGGAGGCCATAGACTTTGCTCAGCGGGAGGCGTTAGCGCTCCATATTTTGGGCGAGGGTAGTAACACGCTTCCCGTTAGTCATGTCTCCGGATTGTCCTGTCGAGTTGCTCTGAAGGGTATCGAGATTGTTCAAGATAGTCAGGATACCGTCATCTTGCGGGTAGCCTCGGGTGAAAATTGGCATCAACTCGTTGCACACACGGTTAACAACCGGTGGTGGGGAATTGAAAATTTAGCGCTGATTCCCGGTGCGGTTGGCGCAGCGCCTGTGCAAAATATTGGTGCCTACGGAGTAGAAATTGCCGATGTCCTGCTCGCCGTTGAAGTATTTGACCTACAAACGCTTACTCAGCGAACACTAAGCAAAGCCGAATGTGAGTTAAGTTATCGTGAGTCAACCTTTAAAGGAAACGATCGCGGCCGCTTTGTGATTCTTCAGGTATTACTTGAGCTCTCTAAGATAGCCAAACCTGTTTTGTCTTATGCAGGATTGTCAGAGTTAGCGGTGCTGGCAGACCGCGAAGCGTTATCTGCTAGTCGTGTGGCCGAGCGTGTCATTGAACTTCGCTCGGCGAAATTGCCGAATCCAACCGAACTACCTAATAGTGGCAGTTATTTCAAAAACCCCATTGTCGCTCGCAGCGTAGCTGATTCGCTCCTCGAAAACTTTCCTCAAGCGCCGCATTGGGTCGTAGGGCAAGAGGTTAAATTCGCAGCAGCCTGGCTAATGGACCAGTGTGGTTTCCGTGGAACGGAACTTGCAGGAGGTTTCCAACCCTACCATCTTCAGGCTTTAGTTATGACTAATCCCAAGGGTGGAAGTTATCGAGATTTGCTCCGAGCGGAAACGGAAGTGATTCGTACCGTTGCGTCTCGATTCGGGATAACACTTGAGCGTGAGCCGCAATTGTTGGGCTAA
- a CDS encoding low molecular weight protein-tyrosine-phosphatase has protein sequence MKILFVCLGNICRSPTAEAVYRSRFSSEGLFLDSAGTGSWHIGKAPDARMLATLASHGIDASDLRARQFGAADFEQFDLIIAMDEQNRRDIEQLRPPGATTPVRCLLEFSGTHRGDVTDPYYEDEKGFELCFNQVVSGCEGLWEQLKR, from the coding sequence GTGAAAATACTGTTTGTGTGCCTTGGAAATATTTGCCGCTCGCCGACGGCCGAAGCGGTTTATCGTTCAAGGTTTTCATCTGAGGGCCTATTCCTCGATTCAGCAGGAACTGGTTCATGGCACATCGGTAAGGCACCGGACGCTCGTATGTTGGCCACTCTCGCTAGTCATGGTATTGATGCCTCGGACTTGAGAGCGCGTCAGTTTGGGGCTGCAGATTTTGAACAGTTTGATCTGATCATTGCTATGGATGAACAGAATCGGCGCGATATCGAGCAGCTTCGCCCTCCAGGAGCTACCACGCCGGTCCGTTGCCTACTCGAGTTTAGTGGTACCCATCGCGGCGATGTAACGGATCCCTATTACGAGGATGAGAAGGGTTTCGAACTATGTTTCAATCAAGTGGTATCGGGATGTGAGGGGCTTTGGGAACAGCTGAAGCGATGA
- the kdsB gene encoding 3-deoxy-manno-octulosonate cytidylyltransferase: protein MNFHIVIPARYASSRLPGKPLVDICGLPMIQRVWQQACKVGAIDVVIATDDPRIQKVCESFGAKVVMTRDNHESGTDRLQEVAAIMQWADGEVIVNVQGDEPLIPPSVIHQVAKNCAVNSDVSVSTLSEPIERYGDFVNPNVVKVVADQQQRALYFSRAPMPWPRDDAQQLPYCGAFRHIGIYAYRVHVLHQFVSWAPVPLELTEKLEQLRFMDHGHRIHVEPACALVPGGVDTPEDLAAVRSWFEDHPE from the coding sequence ATGAATTTTCACATTGTCATCCCAGCACGTTACGCATCTTCAAGGTTACCCGGCAAGCCCTTAGTTGATATCTGTGGTCTGCCCATGATTCAACGAGTCTGGCAACAGGCCTGCAAAGTGGGCGCCATAGACGTGGTTATCGCAACCGATGATCCGCGAATTCAAAAGGTTTGCGAAAGCTTCGGTGCAAAGGTAGTGATGACAAGAGACAATCATGAATCAGGCACTGATCGATTGCAGGAGGTTGCGGCAATTATGCAGTGGGCGGACGGAGAAGTTATCGTCAATGTTCAAGGAGACGAACCCCTAATTCCACCATCAGTCATTCATCAAGTCGCGAAGAATTGCGCCGTGAATAGCGATGTCAGTGTCAGTACGTTGAGTGAGCCGATTGAACGATATGGTGATTTTGTAAATCCTAACGTGGTCAAAGTTGTGGCGGATCAGCAGCAGCGCGCGCTCTATTTCTCGCGCGCGCCCATGCCTTGGCCACGTGATGACGCTCAGCAGTTGCCGTATTGCGGAGCGTTTCGTCACATTGGCATCTACGCCTATCGCGTGCACGTTTTACATCAATTCGTCAGCTGGGCACCTGTACCGCTAGAGTTAACCGAGAAACTCGAGCAACTTCGATTTATGGATCATGGCCATCGTATTCACGTTGAGCCAGCTTGTGCGTTAGTGCCCGGAGGCGTCGATACGCCGGAAGATCTCGCTGCTGTGAGATCATGGTTTGAGGATCATCCCGAGTGA
- the lpxK gene encoding tetraacyldisaccharide 4'-kinase: MSLKQSIVNQWYQRSPGMLRLLTPLSWLVEKRVAKRFSQRQLGLVNGVPVIVIGNISVGGTGKTPLIGSLIAHFQAKNLRVGVITRGYGGALSGQQVVKVNSDHTATEVGDEPLIHLCRGAAVFLCTQRAKAAELASRECDIILADDGLQHYSLVRTIEVCVLDGDRGLGNGHLLPVGPLREPASRLDSCDIAVVNHGEQILAEKSIAHHAEFAMKVAPGELRSVRDNGVAVQPANRVTLVSGIGNPARFEDTVNSLGIEWDQHIRFGDHHAYRAFDFDEAESQVLMTEKDAVKVASMAPASSLYITIKAELSSDFYTQLDALLNHKQQEFS; the protein is encoded by the coding sequence ATGAGTCTAAAACAATCTATTGTTAATCAATGGTACCAACGTTCCCCAGGTATGCTGCGATTACTAACCCCGTTATCGTGGTTAGTCGAGAAGCGCGTTGCCAAGCGTTTTAGTCAGCGCCAGTTGGGATTGGTGAATGGTGTTCCGGTTATCGTTATCGGTAATATTTCAGTTGGCGGAACGGGGAAGACGCCCCTCATCGGTTCTTTAATCGCGCATTTTCAGGCTAAAAATCTTCGCGTAGGTGTGATCACTCGTGGTTATGGCGGCGCTCTTTCTGGGCAACAGGTGGTCAAAGTTAACAGCGATCATACGGCGACCGAAGTTGGCGATGAGCCATTGATACATCTTTGTCGCGGCGCCGCTGTATTCCTGTGTACGCAACGGGCGAAAGCTGCAGAATTAGCCTCACGCGAGTGCGATATTATTTTGGCTGACGATGGTTTGCAGCACTATAGTTTAGTGCGGACTATTGAGGTTTGCGTCCTAGACGGCGACAGAGGCCTGGGTAACGGTCACTTACTTCCCGTTGGCCCCTTAAGGGAGCCAGCGAGCCGGCTCGACAGCTGTGACATTGCGGTGGTTAATCACGGCGAGCAGATCCTCGCGGAAAAATCCATTGCTCATCATGCTGAATTTGCCATGAAGGTTGCTCCGGGCGAATTACGATCAGTTCGTGATAACGGCGTTGCAGTACAGCCAGCGAACCGGGTAACGCTAGTCAGTGGCATTGGGAATCCAGCTCGTTTCGAAGATACGGTTAATTCATTGGGTATTGAGTGGGATCAACACATCCGTTTCGGTGATCACCATGCCTATCGAGCGTTCGATTTTGATGAGGCCGAGTCGCAGGTGCTAATGACCGAGAAAGATGCTGTGAAAGTGGCGTCAATGGCACCGGCATCAAGTTTATATATTACTATTAAGGCAGAGTTGAGCAGCGACTTTTACACACAACTAGACGCTCTACTTAATCATAAGCAACAAGAGTTTAGCTAA
- a CDS encoding biopolymer transporter ExbD — MKFARRSKTKEGVNLTPLIDVVFLLLIFFMVTTTFKTESELSVDLPQASNEAERAEADIRVVVQATGLITVNGIALPNSDSATLIRGLRETGLTGPQITVAIEADKMATHQMVVTVLDAVGKSGYSRVHLATSQESE; from the coding sequence ATGAAATTCGCGCGCCGTTCCAAAACGAAAGAGGGTGTCAATCTAACACCGCTAATTGATGTGGTGTTCCTTCTGCTCATCTTTTTTATGGTGACGACCACTTTTAAAACAGAAAGCGAGCTATCCGTTGATTTACCACAAGCGAGTAACGAAGCTGAGCGAGCCGAGGCTGATATTCGCGTCGTTGTCCAAGCCACCGGGCTAATTACCGTTAATGGCATTGCTCTCCCTAACTCGGATTCAGCAACCCTCATTCGAGGGCTTCGGGAAACAGGTCTCACGGGTCCACAAATAACCGTGGCAATTGAAGCTGATAAAATGGCAACGCATCAGATGGTGGTCACTGTACTCGATGCTGTGGGTAAATCAGGCTATAGTAGAGTGCATCTAGCCACTAGCCAAGAAAGCGAATGA
- a CDS encoding MotA/TolQ/ExbB proton channel family protein, whose product MYDILMAGGWLMLPLVLCSIAVVAIALERYWALLPANILPKNLTAEVWHQYKDSGQLSNDRLRNLRTSSPLGHILAAGIANASHGRDTVKESMEAAASQVLHDLERFLTALGVIATIAPLIGLLGTVTGMIDVFAAIVTEGTSDASLLAGGISKALITTAAGLSVAIPATMLDRYFGRRVESIAVSLEKEAVKFVDAMFAQPSLKTPVQRTTTKRASANTISDEKKAPVKKSPAKRTPAKKSAAKKGAESS is encoded by the coding sequence GTGTACGATATTTTAATGGCAGGTGGCTGGCTCATGCTACCACTCGTATTATGTTCTATAGCGGTAGTAGCTATTGCGCTTGAGCGCTATTGGGCATTACTTCCAGCGAACATCTTGCCTAAAAACTTAACGGCTGAAGTATGGCATCAATATAAAGATAGCGGCCAACTGAGTAATGACAGGCTCAGGAATCTGCGTACCAGTTCGCCGTTAGGGCATATTTTAGCAGCGGGTATTGCTAATGCGTCGCATGGTCGAGATACCGTTAAAGAAAGTATGGAGGCCGCAGCAAGCCAGGTTCTCCATGATTTGGAACGTTTTCTCACCGCGCTCGGCGTGATTGCCACGATTGCTCCACTAATCGGTCTGTTGGGCACAGTGACAGGTATGATTGATGTATTCGCCGCCATCGTGACCGAAGGAACCAGTGATGCAAGTCTCTTAGCTGGCGGCATTAGCAAGGCACTGATTACCACAGCGGCAGGACTCAGTGTTGCCATTCCTGCTACCATGCTCGACCGTTACTTCGGTCGCCGTGTTGAGTCGATTGCTGTTAGCCTTGAAAAAGAGGCTGTGAAATTTGTGGACGCAATGTTCGCCCAGCCTTCGTTAAAGACGCCAGTGCAAAGAACTACAACTAAACGCGCTTCGGCAAACACGATCAGTGACGAGAAAAAAGCGCCCGTCAAAAAATCGCCTGCGAAAAGAACTCCCGCTAAAAAATCGGCGGCTAAGAAAGGCGCGGAAAGCTCATGA
- a CDS encoding ComEC/Rec2 family competence protein, with amino-acid sequence MLVIIVLVLLLLVWMLANYVALTGWFYGCLIIAILFVSRRHAGLVIMLTCAFLGHYYFDYSGRHQSIDATVSEVNKGGFSQQLSFHEQDLRIRIDQHAQIEPNCLFSGQVSWRYRPAPEDYGNRSQRQQQLVPHAYSDNFEIDCSVLQSAVSEAKFPRLRALVQGHFRLLNANEVEQLRRTGTLHLFVVSGLHIGVIYLAISWLSRRVVGLYTARKLSLLAICCYLIWVAWGVAVGRVWLMILFAAITWWSARIFNRYAILTAVALSMLLWAPQLIWRPGFWYSFSAVLCILTLYVGAKGGGVTKVSAAQLSISLLSAGISQLPTNPFQSFATNLILVPLWGLVVPSALLALILPFEQLSQFLEAMLELIIRWLPSTGTPWLSINADWYLALFALSVYVIIISPGSFKLLGGFLLVITWFTSSQLSQLRIHDVGQGSAVSVLSEANFSLYDTGFGSTEFGAVVQRTIWPQLVALKPRHVNYFLSHSDADHAGGLAAMRELRPSTRFNGLQSCSAGQRWQIGNARTLVLWPRYSQRLLRNNSASCAWLIELDGLRVLVLGDMGLNDELAMLRMWPNLTADIAVLAHHGSATSTSYALLSKVRPKFAIISSGQDNRFGHPSNTVIHKLSQFGVKTLVTAKVGTITFSKVDDVELIRLSCLELISAKDCKVSVN; translated from the coding sequence ATGCTAGTCATCATTGTGCTCGTTCTCTTACTGCTGGTGTGGATGTTGGCAAATTATGTCGCCCTAACTGGGTGGTTCTATGGCTGCTTGATTATAGCGATACTATTCGTGTCGCGTCGGCATGCGGGCCTAGTTATTATGCTGACCTGTGCTTTTCTTGGTCACTACTATTTTGACTATTCAGGTCGCCATCAAAGTATCGACGCTACGGTCTCTGAGGTCAACAAAGGGGGCTTTTCTCAGCAGCTTAGTTTTCACGAGCAGGATCTTCGTATTCGGATTGATCAACATGCTCAGATTGAGCCCAACTGCCTTTTCAGCGGCCAAGTAAGTTGGCGGTACCGCCCAGCTCCTGAAGATTACGGCAATCGCTCCCAGCGTCAACAACAGCTGGTCCCACATGCTTACTCAGATAATTTTGAGATCGATTGCTCAGTGCTGCAAAGCGCAGTTTCTGAAGCCAAGTTTCCTCGACTTAGGGCATTAGTTCAGGGGCATTTTAGGCTGCTTAACGCTAATGAAGTTGAGCAGCTTAGGCGCACTGGAACGCTACATTTATTCGTGGTCAGTGGTCTCCATATTGGCGTCATCTATCTCGCCATAAGCTGGCTATCGAGACGCGTCGTGGGACTTTATACCGCGCGGAAATTGAGCCTGCTAGCTATTTGTTGCTATCTAATCTGGGTGGCATGGGGAGTAGCAGTGGGCCGAGTTTGGTTAATGATTCTCTTCGCGGCGATCACCTGGTGGTCAGCTCGAATATTTAACCGTTACGCGATCTTAACTGCGGTAGCACTGTCAATGTTGTTATGGGCCCCTCAGCTGATTTGGCGACCCGGATTTTGGTATTCATTTAGTGCTGTGCTCTGCATTTTAACCCTCTACGTTGGGGCAAAGGGTGGTGGGGTGACTAAAGTCAGTGCCGCACAGTTATCGATAAGTTTACTGTCGGCAGGGATCAGTCAGCTCCCCACTAATCCTTTTCAATCATTCGCTACAAATCTTATTTTGGTACCGTTATGGGGCTTGGTCGTGCCGTCTGCACTATTGGCGCTAATTCTTCCTTTTGAGCAGCTATCTCAGTTTCTCGAGGCGATGCTTGAACTGATTATTAGATGGCTTCCATCTACCGGAACGCCATGGCTATCGATCAACGCTGATTGGTACTTAGCGCTATTTGCCTTGAGTGTGTATGTGATCATTATAAGTCCCGGCTCATTCAAGTTACTGGGGGGCTTTCTTCTCGTTATCACTTGGTTCACAAGTTCTCAGTTAAGTCAGCTAAGAATTCACGATGTGGGCCAGGGGAGTGCCGTTAGTGTTCTATCTGAGGCTAATTTTAGTCTTTATGACACGGGCTTCGGAAGTACTGAGTTCGGTGCGGTGGTGCAGCGAACAATTTGGCCTCAATTGGTGGCGCTAAAGCCTCGCCACGTTAACTATTTTCTAAGTCATAGCGATGCGGATCATGCAGGAGGTCTTGCCGCAATGCGTGAGCTAAGACCTTCCACGAGATTCAATGGCTTGCAATCCTGCAGTGCCGGACAGCGTTGGCAAATAGGCAACGCGAGAACGTTAGTACTCTGGCCTCGCTATTCGCAGCGCTTACTTAGGAATAACAGTGCAAGTTGCGCCTGGTTGATCGAATTAGACGGCTTGCGAGTTTTAGTTTTGGGTGACATGGGGTTGAACGATGAGCTAGCGATGTTAAGAATGTGGCCAAATTTGACAGCCGATATTGCGGTACTGGCTCATCATGGTAGCGCGACCTCAACATCGTATGCGTTATTGAGTAAGGTTAGGCCGAAATTCGCAATCATTTCTTCTGGGCAGGATAATCGATTTGGTCACCCTTCGAATACAGTAATTCACAAATTATCACAATTTGGTGTTAAAACGCTTGTCACAGCTAAGGTAGGCACTATAACCTTTTCTAAGGTGGATGACGTTGAGTTGATCCGATTAAGTTGTTTAGAACTCATTTCCGCTAAGGACTGCAAAGTCTCGGTGAATTAA
- a CDS encoding NAD(P)H-dependent oxidoreductase, producing MMTSIKTLLLVKHSKTGNTQLLCDAFLEGARRVSNIRVRIVDALHGVPSDLMECSALVLATPENFGTMSGGMKHFFDQTYYEVEALQLALPYQLIISAGNDGTGAEREMQRILTGYKFRQIGTALIVRGRPLGPDLDAAEELGESVATALELGII from the coding sequence ATGATGACTAGCATTAAAACGCTCCTACTTGTTAAACACAGTAAGACGGGTAATACGCAACTGCTTTGTGACGCCTTTCTTGAGGGAGCTAGACGTGTCTCCAATATTCGGGTTCGTATCGTTGATGCTCTTCACGGTGTTCCATCGGATCTCATGGAGTGTTCGGCACTCGTTCTAGCAACACCCGAAAACTTCGGCACTATGTCTGGCGGAATGAAACACTTCTTCGACCAAACCTATTATGAAGTCGAAGCGTTACAACTAGCACTACCCTATCAGTTAATAATTAGCGCAGGTAACGACGGAACGGGAGCGGAGAGAGAAATGCAACGTATTCTTACAGGATATAAATTTCGGCAGATTGGCACCGCTCTTATCGTTCGCGGAAGACCGTTAGGTCCTGACCTTGACGCAGCGGAAGAACTGGGAGAATCCGTAGCAACCGCCCTGGAATTAGGTATTATTTGA